The genomic DNA CTGTAGTAAAAAAACGCAAACAAAAAAAACAGTATATGAAGAAACTTATGAATAATCCAAGTTATAGACTTTCGAGGAACTATTATGAAAAAACCGCTCAAGCTCCTGGTGATCGGCGGAGTGGCCGCGGGAACCAAGGCGGCGTCCAAAGCGCGCCGTGATGATCCCGGCATGGAGATAACCATCCTCACCGAAGAGGAATATATCTCCTCCATCGGCTGCGGTCTCGCCTACTATATCGGCGGAGTTGTGGAGAAACGGGAAAGCCTTTTTGCCCGCTCACCCGATGCATTCCGTGAAAAACAGCAGATTTCAATTCTTTTAAGGCATCGGGCGGAATCTATCAACACATTTGACCGGACAGTGAAGGTCGCCGACCTGAACACCGGGGAAATCTCTTTCATGCCCTATGACCGTCTTCTCATTTCCACCGGAGCATCCCCCATAATCCCGGAGATGGAGGGCGTCACACTGAAGGGTATCCACCCGCTGCACACCATTTCCGACGCCGATGCCATCAAATCCCTGGTGGACAGCGGCAGGGTGAAACATGCCTGTATCATGGGCGGCGGGTTCATCGGGATTGAAATGGCGGAAAACCTGCTCCGGCGGGGAATTGAGGTCACTTTATTCGAGGCCGCCGATCATCTGATGCCCAGGCAATACGATCCTGACCTGTCCGCCCTCATTCGTGAGCATATGGAATCCAAGGGTGTCAGTATTCTGACCGGAACGGGAGTAGAAAATTGCAGCGGAGACCCAAACGGTCTCATCCGGGCGGTATCTGCGGGAGGGAAGGAATATCCCTGCGGGCTCGTGATCGTTGCGGTCGGGGTAAAGCCCAATACCAGGCTGGCCCGTGAAGCCCGTATCGCCGTCGGCCCCACCGGCGCCATCAAGGTCGATCCACGGATGGAAACCTCCGTTAGGGGAATTTTTGCGGCGGGAGACTGCTCTGAAACAACTCACCTGGTAAGCAAAAAGCCTTTCTGGCTCTCTCTCGGCTCGACTGCCAACAAACAGGGGCGGGTGGCCGGGGCAAACATCGCCGGCGGAAGAAAGCAGTTCACCGGAGTCCTCGGCACAGCCATCGTCAAAGTGTTCGATAAAACAGCCGGCCGCACCGGACTGAATGAGAAGGAAGCCGCGGAAACAGATTTCAACCCGGTTTCGGTCACAGTCACCACTTCCACTTCTGCCAACTACTATCCCGGCGCGAAAAGCATCACCCTTAAACTGGTTGCTGACCGGGGCGCTCAAAAACTCCTTGGCGCCCAGGCTTTCGGCGACGACAAAGTGGATAAGGTTATCGACATCATCGCCACCGCGCTCACCGGAAAGATTTCCATCCCCGAACTGACAAATCTCGACCTCGCCTATTCGCCGCCCTATTCGCAGGCTCTCGGCACGGTTCTGGTCGCCGCCGAGGTTCTGGAAAAGAAGCTGGGAATGTAAAGAAAGTCCAAAGCCTATTTGGGCTTTGCTCTAATCTTTTCATCATCTTTTATCATTTCCATCACACAAATCAGTGGTTCAGACAGTCTTTTACTTTGGACTTTTTTTATCCAAACACCTGTTTTCGTGTTTCCCATTTCCCCCGGGTGAAATCAGGGCACTTCACCGGAGCGCTGCCTTTCGCGATGGAATGCTCTGAGAGGGCGACAACGGAGCTCATGGTCGCCGAATCATAAACGTCTATCGGGGTCTGGGTTCTGTTTCTCACCGCCGCCAGAAAGAGTTTCAGCTCCAGAAAGTCGGTGCCGCCGTGGCCCATTTCTTCGGGGCTGCCCATCATATCCTTCCACCAGGCATGGTCGTGCCGTTCCTGGTAGGGGGCAAACGGCTCCCACTGGTGGTATTGGGGGCTTTTTCCGGTGATGTACACCACGCTGCGGTCCTCGTCATAAAGGCCGAGAGTCCCCTGAATCATCCAGCGGTTGTCATAAGGGCGCGGGAGCTGCATATCGTAGTTGATGACAAGGGAT from Candidatus Latescibacter sp. includes the following:
- a CDS encoding FAD-dependent oxidoreductase → MKKPLKLLVIGGVAAGTKAASKARRDDPGMEITILTEEEYISSIGCGLAYYIGGVVEKRESLFARSPDAFREKQQISILLRHRAESINTFDRTVKVADLNTGEISFMPYDRLLISTGASPIIPEMEGVTLKGIHPLHTISDADAIKSLVDSGRVKHACIMGGGFIGIEMAENLLRRGIEVTLFEAADHLMPRQYDPDLSALIREHMESKGVSILTGTGVENCSGDPNGLIRAVSAGGKEYPCGLVIVAVGVKPNTRLAREARIAVGPTGAIKVDPRMETSVRGIFAAGDCSETTHLVSKKPFWLSLGSTANKQGRVAGANIAGGRKQFTGVLGTAIVKVFDKTAGRTGLNEKEAAETDFNPVSVTVTTSTSANYYPGAKSITLKLVADRGAQKLLGAQAFGDDKVDKVIDIIATALTGKISIPELTNLDLAYSPPYSQALGTVLVAAEVLEKKLGM